The following are encoded together in the Triticum dicoccoides isolate Atlit2015 ecotype Zavitan chromosome 6B, WEW_v2.0, whole genome shotgun sequence genome:
- the LOC119324249 gene encoding RING-H2 finger protein ATL80-like isoform X3 yields the protein MWVDETGDLQQRSGVCEEAWTTQLDSIAREAKERLDHKLRSQRESVVKRRHSTGSLRLPAPSSTPSDHPAKDTAGAASALQREVFTKRGGGRRFSWGRKKEQQQQQAECAVCLEEFRAGDVLAHLPCAHRFHWACAVPWVQAASRCPFCRAFADHQLV from the exons ATGTGGGTCGATGAAACTGGTGATTTGCAGCAGAGGAGCGGCGTGTGCGAGGAGGCGTGGACGACGCAGCTGGACAGCATCGCCCGGGAGGCCAAGGAGAGGCTGGATCACAAGCTCAGGAGCCAGAGAGAATCTGTAGTCAAGAG GCGCCACAGCACGGGAAGCCTCCGGCTCCCGGCCCCGTCGAGCACCCCCAGCGACCACCCGGCGAAGGACACGGCAGGGGCGGCGAGCGCGCTGCAGCGAGAGGTGTTTACGAagagaggcggcggccggcggttcAGCTGGGGCCGGaagaaggagcagcagcagcagcaggcggaGTGCGCGGTGTGCCTGGAGGAGTTCCGGGCAGGCGACGTGCTGGCGCACCTCCCCTGCGCGCACCGCTTCCACTGGGCCTGCGCCGTGCCCTGGGTCCAGGCCGCCTCCCGCTGCCCCTTCTGCCGCGCCTTCGCCGACCACCAGCTTGTCTAG
- the LOC119324249 gene encoding probable E3 ubiquitin-protein ligase HIP1 isoform X2, producing MGLMAGMLPGVEFARRRRLRPAAEAPCAGARRPSSLGMFGHDHAHLGSAGFAMRSGVCEEAWTTQLDSIAREAKERLDHKLRSQRESVVKRRHSTGSLRLPAPSSTPSDHPAKDTAGAASALQREVFTKRGGGRRFSWGRKKEQQQQQAECAVCLEEFRAGDVLAHLPCAHRFHWACAVPWVQAASRCPFCRAFADHQLV from the exons ATGGGCCTCATGGCCGGGATGCTCCCTGGCGTCGAGTTCGCGAGGAGGCGACGGCTCCGGCCGGCGGCGGAGGCCCCGTGCGCCGGCGCGCGGAGGCCGTCATCGCTCGGCATGTTCGGGCACGACCACGCGCACCTCGGCTCAGCAGGTTTTGCGATG AGGAGCGGCGTGTGCGAGGAGGCGTGGACGACGCAGCTGGACAGCATCGCCCGGGAGGCCAAGGAGAGGCTGGATCACAAGCTCAGGAGCCAGAGAGAATCTGTAGTCAAGAG GCGCCACAGCACGGGAAGCCTCCGGCTCCCGGCCCCGTCGAGCACCCCCAGCGACCACCCGGCGAAGGACACGGCAGGGGCGGCGAGCGCGCTGCAGCGAGAGGTGTTTACGAagagaggcggcggccggcggttcAGCTGGGGCCGGaagaaggagcagcagcagcagcaggcggaGTGCGCGGTGTGCCTGGAGGAGTTCCGGGCAGGCGACGTGCTGGCGCACCTCCCCTGCGCGCACCGCTTCCACTGGGCCTGCGCCGTGCCCTGGGTCCAGGCCGCCTCCCGCTGCCCCTTCTGCCGCGCCTTCGCCGACCACCAGCTTGTCTAG
- the LOC119324249 gene encoding probable E3 ubiquitin-protein ligase HIP1 isoform X1 has protein sequence MGLMAGMLPGVEFARRRRLRPAAEAPCAGARRPSSLGMFGHDHAHLGSAGFAMQRSGVCEEAWTTQLDSIAREAKERLDHKLRSQRESVVKRRHSTGSLRLPAPSSTPSDHPAKDTAGAASALQREVFTKRGGGRRFSWGRKKEQQQQQAECAVCLEEFRAGDVLAHLPCAHRFHWACAVPWVQAASRCPFCRAFADHQLV, from the exons ATGGGCCTCATGGCCGGGATGCTCCCTGGCGTCGAGTTCGCGAGGAGGCGACGGCTCCGGCCGGCGGCGGAGGCCCCGTGCGCCGGCGCGCGGAGGCCGTCATCGCTCGGCATGTTCGGGCACGACCACGCGCACCTCGGCTCAGCAGGTTTTGCGATG CAGAGGAGCGGCGTGTGCGAGGAGGCGTGGACGACGCAGCTGGACAGCATCGCCCGGGAGGCCAAGGAGAGGCTGGATCACAAGCTCAGGAGCCAGAGAGAATCTGTAGTCAAGAG GCGCCACAGCACGGGAAGCCTCCGGCTCCCGGCCCCGTCGAGCACCCCCAGCGACCACCCGGCGAAGGACACGGCAGGGGCGGCGAGCGCGCTGCAGCGAGAGGTGTTTACGAagagaggcggcggccggcggttcAGCTGGGGCCGGaagaaggagcagcagcagcagcaggcggaGTGCGCGGTGTGCCTGGAGGAGTTCCGGGCAGGCGACGTGCTGGCGCACCTCCCCTGCGCGCACCGCTTCCACTGGGCCTGCGCCGTGCCCTGGGTCCAGGCCGCCTCCCGCTGCCCCTTCTGCCGCGCCTTCGCCGACCACCAGCTTGTCTAG